The following proteins come from a genomic window of Pyxidicoccus sp. MSG2:
- the epsU gene encoding exopolysaccharide biosynthesis GT2 family glycosyltransferase EpsU, with protein sequence MTVWTWVDLALCVGLLPVAVACGYLLLLTLLSWRRTAPVPPAPTRKFDVVIPSHNEELGIARTVANLSAVDYPAALRRILVVADNCSDATAQKAREAGATVLERHDTEKRGKGYALAYAFEFSQKDGFADAVVVVDADTVVSPNLLHAYAARLEQGAHAAQAHYGVMNPTASWRTRLITIALGMFHKVRSLGREALGVSCGLRGNGMCFTHAVLREVPHDAFSVVEDLEYGIRLGKKGHRVHYAWEAEVLGEMVSGEKQSRSQRQRWEGGRRQMRKLHGWPLLSEALKQRSGLLFDLSMDVLVPPLSQLVLAAVGGAVAAAVVAWLSGGTAVLASSVAGFGLASLGAYVLRGWWVSGVGPRGLLDLAWAPVYVVWKVGLMLRGPGAEKRGEWVRTTREAERR encoded by the coding sequence GTGACGGTGTGGACCTGGGTGGACCTGGCGCTGTGTGTGGGGCTGCTGCCGGTGGCGGTGGCCTGCGGTTATCTGCTGCTGTTGACGCTGCTGTCGTGGCGACGGACGGCACCGGTGCCTCCGGCGCCCACGCGGAAGTTCGACGTGGTGATTCCGTCGCACAACGAGGAGCTGGGCATCGCCCGGACGGTGGCGAACCTGTCCGCGGTGGACTACCCCGCCGCCCTGCGGCGCATCCTCGTGGTGGCGGACAACTGCTCGGACGCGACGGCCCAGAAGGCGCGCGAGGCGGGCGCCACGGTGCTGGAGCGGCACGACACGGAGAAGCGCGGCAAGGGCTACGCCCTGGCGTACGCCTTCGAGTTCAGCCAGAAGGACGGCTTCGCGGACGCGGTGGTGGTGGTGGACGCGGACACGGTGGTGTCCCCCAACCTGCTGCACGCGTACGCGGCCCGGCTGGAGCAGGGCGCGCACGCGGCACAGGCGCACTACGGCGTGATGAACCCGACGGCGTCGTGGCGCACGCGGCTGATTACCATCGCGCTGGGCATGTTCCACAAGGTGCGCTCGCTGGGCCGTGAGGCGCTGGGCGTGTCCTGCGGCCTGCGCGGCAACGGCATGTGCTTCACGCACGCGGTGCTGCGCGAGGTGCCGCATGACGCCTTCAGCGTGGTGGAGGACCTGGAGTACGGCATCCGCCTGGGCAAGAAGGGCCACCGCGTGCACTACGCGTGGGAGGCCGAGGTGCTCGGGGAGATGGTGTCCGGCGAGAAGCAGAGCCGCTCGCAGCGCCAGCGCTGGGAGGGCGGGCGCCGGCAGATGCGCAAGCTGCACGGGTGGCCGCTGTTGAGCGAGGCCCTGAAGCAGCGCAGCGGGCTGCTGTTCGACTTGTCCATGGACGTGCTGGTGCCGCCGCTGAGCCAGTTGGTGCTGGCCGCGGTGGGCGGCGCGGTGGCCGCGGCGGTGGTGGCGTGGCTGTCCGGGGGCACGGCGGTGCTGGCATCGAGCGTGGCGGGCTTCGGCCTGGCGTCGCTGGGCGCGTACGTGCTGCGCGGCTGGTGGGTGTCCGGCGTGGGCCCGCGCGGCCTGCTGGACCTGGCCTGGGCGCCCGTCTACGTGGTGTGGAAGGTGGGCCTCATGCTGCGCGGCCCCGGCGCGGAGAAGCGCGGCGAGTGGGTGCGCACCACGCGCGAGGCCGAGCGCCGCTGA
- the epsX gene encoding exopolysaccharide export protein EpsX, whose amino-acid sequence MLGAALTAALLEVSAASVTYDVAARVDSRVRSNEDPAEDAPSIAGDTDIVPTLGLAMRDGNVALLLDYVPRISLREITAQPRTEIQHSGRLAADWRPERGLSLRLSQEFTLGAVNLFTTDALPLPDGDGSDPDGPLRPPEGGGPLQPLPEADTVYFLSSSTTLTANTSWLGRGWQLGGSTGFSISGGLDGPAREAVPMQYGPRFDVSLSHALSSLSAITTSVSVNHSRFSTGANNTVVTLTEGWGRRISRRTSLQAGAGVSVVNSQEAPTGEEDPPEDPVGGPATEVPRLELLPNLTFSVGHHIPSRTADFNGSLGTRITPFVDRLTGRVYPRADLTLTGSWMLGPRVRVSSTAGTAFAVGGATGDRIINGGVSASWFLTRWVSVDADTRSTWSRSPELPAARLNWAASLGLSVRQTGIL is encoded by the coding sequence GTGCTGGGGGCCGCGCTCACCGCCGCGCTGCTCGAGGTGTCCGCCGCCTCCGTCACCTACGACGTGGCGGCGCGGGTCGACTCGCGGGTGCGCTCCAACGAGGACCCGGCCGAGGACGCCCCCAGCATCGCCGGGGACACGGACATCGTCCCCACCCTGGGCCTGGCGATGCGCGACGGCAACGTGGCCCTCCTGCTGGACTATGTCCCGCGCATCAGCCTGCGCGAAATCACCGCGCAGCCGCGCACCGAAATCCAGCACAGCGGCCGGCTCGCGGCGGACTGGCGCCCGGAGCGCGGCCTGTCCCTGCGCCTGAGCCAGGAATTCACGCTGGGCGCCGTCAACCTCTTCACCACGGACGCACTGCCGCTGCCGGACGGCGACGGCTCGGACCCCGACGGCCCGCTGCGGCCTCCCGAGGGCGGCGGCCCGCTGCAGCCGCTGCCGGAGGCGGACACCGTCTACTTCCTGTCCTCCTCGACGACGCTGACGGCCAACACCAGCTGGCTGGGTCGGGGCTGGCAGCTGGGCGGCTCCACCGGCTTCTCCATCAGCGGCGGTCTGGACGGACCCGCGCGCGAGGCGGTGCCCATGCAGTACGGCCCGCGCTTCGACGTGTCGCTGAGCCACGCGCTGTCCTCGCTGAGCGCCATCACCACGTCCGTCTCGGTGAACCACTCGCGCTTCTCCACTGGCGCCAACAACACGGTGGTGACGCTGACGGAGGGCTGGGGCCGGCGGATAAGCAGGCGCACGTCCCTGCAGGCGGGCGCGGGCGTGAGCGTGGTGAACTCCCAGGAGGCGCCGACGGGCGAGGAGGACCCGCCAGAAGACCCGGTGGGTGGGCCCGCCACGGAGGTGCCCCGCCTGGAGCTCCTGCCCAACCTCACCTTCTCGGTGGGCCACCACATCCCCTCTCGCACGGCGGACTTCAACGGCAGTCTCGGCACGCGCATCACGCCCTTCGTGGACCGCCTGACAGGTAGGGTGTACCCGAGGGCCGACCTCACCCTGACGGGCAGCTGGATGCTGGGGCCGCGCGTGCGGGTGTCCAGCACGGCCGGCACCGCCTTCGCCGTGGGCGGGGCCACCGGGGACCGCATCATCAACGGCGGCGTGTCAGCCTCGTGGTTTCTCACAAGATGGGTGTCTGTGGATGCCGATACGCGGAGTACGTGGAGCCGCTCGCCCGAGCTGCCAGCGGCCCGCCTGAACTGGGCGGCCTCGCTGGGCCTGTCCGTACGGCAAACTGGTATCCTCTGA
- the epsY gene encoding exopolysaccharide export protein EpsY — MPSAPRQSPPSSRLPLRALACAALLLVASGCSGLGKYTWVDEYQEKPPPPDASYRIAAGDLLNIRVWNQEALTTQARVRDDGRISLLFLDDVEAAGHSPAMLSQQISTRLKDYINHPVVTVALEQARPIKVTMVGEITNVGPLEIETGASLLQALAGAGGFTEYAHKDRVFVMRQEDGVPVRIRFRYEDLIRAEGKAPTFRLHPGDVVVVE; from the coding sequence ATGCCGTCCGCGCCCCGCCAGTCCCCGCCCTCCTCGCGCCTCCCGCTTCGCGCGCTCGCCTGCGCCGCGCTGCTGCTCGTGGCCTCCGGCTGTAGCGGGCTGGGCAAGTACACCTGGGTGGACGAGTACCAGGAGAAGCCACCCCCGCCGGACGCGAGCTACCGCATTGCCGCCGGAGACCTGCTCAACATCCGCGTGTGGAACCAGGAGGCGCTCACCACGCAGGCCCGCGTGCGTGACGACGGGCGCATCAGCCTGCTCTTCCTGGACGACGTGGAGGCGGCCGGGCACTCGCCCGCCATGCTGTCGCAGCAAATCTCCACGCGGCTGAAGGACTACATCAACCACCCCGTCGTCACGGTGGCGCTGGAGCAGGCACGCCCCATCAAGGTGACCATGGTGGGGGAAATCACCAACGTCGGTCCGCTGGAAATCGAGACGGGCGCAAGCCTCCTCCAGGCGCTGGCCGGCGCGGGCGGCTTCACCGAGTACGCCCACAAGGACCGCGTCTTCGTCATGCGGCAGGAGGACGGCGTCCCGGTGCGCATCCGCTTCCGCTACGAGGACCTCATCCGCGCCGAGGGGAAGGCCCCGACCTTCCGCCTGCATCCCGGCGACGTCGTCGTGGTGGAGTAG
- the epsV gene encoding PCP family exopolysaccharide biosynthesis protein EpsV: MSAPGPSGPRPQPQAVPPPHPMFVPERPETYAPADLIDWGMLIDSVGYLKNSILRHWFLALVVMGLVSAMGVGVSKIMPRKYHVETRLLTQRNFIIASLANPGRSIPVDADQPTRSAWEMIMKYDSLKTIVHNAKLVEYWELMRSPVSRLKEKVTKKPPAPMEDKAKEDALIAMLEQALIVGVEGGSGTVTIGVDWADPQLALNIVEAAQKNFLDMRQAAEMGAVQEAITILEKQVVEEAEGVKKAVADWEATVKRLELKRKKEEEKSGKKSLPAANGGLINTDHMLAQMRFMIQTKRRAISDVEEFRARRLTELRNQLSEARVMYSPQHPQITDIEQRIVALTEDSPQLVALRSELTELINEYMRNGGNPAELESGLSTTGLATGPMGPSIGDNPEVSVATDRIRMLVARYGEKMRRLDQSRTELEISRASMKHRFSVLAPPTFPEKPSKPKVQLIVAAGVVGGIALGIFAAVALDIIRRRILERWQVERLLKLPVLAQLERR; this comes from the coding sequence ATGTCCGCGCCCGGGCCTTCCGGGCCGCGCCCGCAGCCGCAGGCGGTGCCGCCTCCCCACCCGATGTTCGTTCCGGAGCGCCCGGAGACCTACGCGCCCGCGGACCTCATCGACTGGGGAATGCTCATCGACTCGGTGGGCTACCTGAAGAACTCCATCCTGCGGCACTGGTTCCTCGCCCTGGTGGTGATGGGCCTGGTGTCCGCGATGGGCGTGGGCGTGAGCAAGATCATGCCGCGCAAGTACCACGTCGAAACGCGGTTGCTGACGCAGCGCAACTTCATCATCGCCTCGCTGGCCAACCCCGGGCGCTCCATCCCCGTGGACGCGGACCAGCCCACGCGCTCCGCGTGGGAGATGATCATGAAGTACGACAGCCTGAAGACCATCGTCCACAACGCGAAGCTCGTGGAGTACTGGGAGCTGATGCGCTCGCCCGTCTCCCGGCTGAAGGAGAAGGTGACGAAGAAGCCGCCCGCGCCCATGGAGGACAAGGCCAAGGAGGACGCGCTCATCGCCATGCTGGAGCAGGCGCTGATTGTCGGTGTGGAGGGCGGCAGCGGCACCGTCACCATCGGCGTGGACTGGGCGGACCCGCAGCTCGCGCTGAACATCGTGGAGGCGGCGCAGAAGAACTTCCTCGACATGCGCCAGGCGGCGGAGATGGGCGCGGTGCAGGAGGCCATCACCATCCTGGAGAAGCAGGTGGTGGAGGAAGCGGAGGGGGTGAAGAAGGCCGTCGCGGATTGGGAGGCGACGGTGAAGCGCCTCGAGCTCAAGCGCAAGAAGGAGGAGGAGAAGTCCGGCAAGAAGAGCCTCCCCGCGGCGAACGGCGGGCTCATCAACACGGACCACATGCTGGCGCAGATGCGCTTCATGATTCAGACGAAGCGCCGGGCCATCAGCGACGTGGAGGAGTTCCGCGCGAGGCGGCTGACGGAGCTGCGCAACCAGCTCTCCGAGGCGCGCGTCATGTACTCGCCGCAGCACCCGCAGATTACGGACATCGAGCAGCGCATCGTCGCGCTCACGGAGGACTCGCCGCAGCTGGTGGCGCTGCGCTCGGAGCTGACCGAGCTCATCAACGAGTACATGCGCAACGGCGGCAACCCGGCGGAGCTGGAGTCGGGCCTCTCCACGACGGGACTGGCCACGGGGCCGATGGGCCCGTCCATCGGGGACAACCCGGAGGTGTCGGTGGCGACGGACCGCATCCGCATGCTGGTGGCCCGGTACGGGGAGAAGATGCGGCGGCTGGACCAGTCGAGGACGGAGCTGGAGATTTCGCGCGCGTCCATGAAGCACCGCTTCAGCGTGCTGGCGCCGCCCACCTTCCCGGAGAAGCCGTCCAAGCCGAAGGTGCAGCTCATCGTCGCCGCGGGCGTGGTGGGCGGGATTGCGCTGGGCATCTTCGCGGCGGTGGCGCTGGACATCATCCGCCGGCGGATTCTGGAGCGGTGGCAGGTGGAACGTTTGCTGAAGCTGCCGGTGCTCGCGCAGCTGGAGCGGCGCTAA
- the wzx gene encoding exopolysaccharide biosynthesis flippase yields the protein MNSPSQSIPQDAEGRDSASSHETMGAVRNGLQLGGSLLVTYVIAMGVRFLLPKQMGVERFGSFNWADSFSAVFFVATHLGLEMYIRKEVTRRPEHASDFFGATLLLRMGLTAVLMGALAFVMAHDNHSPEVRQLVYVSAVAQSLIMLNASMAALLHAKGKVAGLSISNVVTKLVWGGGLFLAVVLKLSLPWFAASLVASEAVKLGVGWYLAKQHMGLTFKVDLPATWTVLRKSLPFFITGAALATNGRLDVMILGLKASHEEVGYYGAAWNIAGLTFFLNPVFSWVLMPLASRAAERSEAELTRLIRRALEGTLAITVPLMMLIVLGAPLWVGLLGGKFGPSALALRLMSPLFVLAFVTMNAGMWLTMTNREWWVTITNVTGSLLIIPVLNLVLIPMMHSALGAGGGAAGTALAILLMEVLVTISLMGRMKSAAFDARLLTMIGKTAAVCVAIAVADQTVFASLNPWVRLGIEAVLYVVGVLATGAVRPAEVLEVVRVARRRGNPAPEAEAVPAVSISPAP from the coding sequence GTGAACAGTCCCAGCCAATCCATTCCGCAGGACGCCGAGGGGCGTGACTCCGCGTCCTCGCACGAGACGATGGGCGCGGTCCGCAACGGGCTGCAGCTCGGCGGCTCGCTGCTGGTGACGTACGTCATCGCCATGGGCGTGCGCTTCCTGCTGCCCAAGCAGATGGGCGTGGAGCGCTTCGGCAGCTTCAACTGGGCCGACAGCTTCTCCGCCGTCTTCTTCGTGGCCACGCACCTGGGCCTGGAGATGTACATCCGCAAGGAGGTCACGCGCCGGCCGGAGCACGCCAGCGACTTCTTCGGCGCCACGCTGCTGCTGCGCATGGGCCTCACGGCGGTGCTGATGGGCGCGCTCGCGTTCGTCATGGCGCACGACAACCACTCGCCGGAGGTGCGGCAGCTCGTCTACGTCTCCGCGGTGGCGCAGTCGCTCATCATGTTGAACGCGTCCATGGCCGCGCTGCTGCACGCCAAGGGCAAGGTGGCGGGGCTGTCCATCTCCAACGTCGTCACCAAGCTGGTGTGGGGCGGCGGCCTGTTCCTGGCCGTCGTGCTGAAGCTGTCGCTGCCCTGGTTCGCCGCGTCGCTGGTGGCGTCGGAAGCCGTGAAGCTGGGCGTGGGCTGGTACCTGGCGAAGCAGCACATGGGGCTCACCTTCAAGGTGGACCTGCCCGCCACGTGGACGGTGCTGCGCAAGAGCCTGCCCTTCTTCATCACCGGCGCGGCCCTGGCCACCAACGGGCGCCTGGACGTGATGATTCTGGGCCTGAAGGCCTCCCACGAAGAGGTGGGCTACTACGGCGCCGCGTGGAACATCGCGGGCCTCACCTTCTTCCTCAACCCCGTCTTCAGTTGGGTGCTGATGCCGCTGGCGTCGCGCGCGGCCGAGCGCTCCGAGGCGGAGCTCACCCGGCTCATCCGCCGCGCGCTGGAGGGCACCCTCGCCATCACCGTGCCCCTGATGATGCTCATCGTCCTGGGCGCGCCGCTGTGGGTGGGCCTGCTGGGTGGCAAGTTCGGCCCGTCCGCCCTGGCGCTGCGGCTGATGTCGCCGCTGTTCGTGCTCGCCTTCGTGACGATGAACGCCGGCATGTGGCTCACCATGACGAACCGCGAGTGGTGGGTGACCATCACCAACGTCACCGGCAGCCTGCTCATCATCCCCGTGCTCAACCTGGTGCTGATACCGATGATGCACTCGGCGCTGGGGGCTGGCGGCGGCGCCGCGGGCACCGCGCTGGCGATTCTGCTGATGGAGGTGCTCGTCACCATCAGCCTGATGGGCCGCATGAAGAGCGCGGCCTTCGACGCCCGCCTGCTCACCATGATTGGGAAGACGGCGGCGGTGTGCGTCGCCATCGCCGTGGCGGACCAGACCGTCTTCGCCTCGCTGAATCCGTGGGTGCGGTTGGGAATCGAGGCGGTGCTCTACGTGGTTGGCGTGCTCGCCACCGGGGCGGTACGTCCCGCCGAGGTCCTGGAGGTGGTGCGCGTGGCGCGCCGCCGTGGCAACCCCGCGCCGGAGGCGGAAGCAGTCCCCGCCGTGTCCATCTCACCGGCCCCCTAG
- a CDS encoding M48 family metallopeptidase, with the protein MESVNPPGMARRAALTVVLWAGFWLLGLAVAGALLWVPVAEARYTGSMGLAGIMAALGAVTVLWALRPRGWFSRQNNDAKPLSREEFPELFKLLDQVATRAHTAAPRKVYLSGEATAFIGMERRWLGLKREPVVGIGLPLFAFLDREELASVLAHEYGHQTGGDLSLGPWVYRTRRSIALAVDSLEDSAFFLDVPFQLYGRFFLRMSGTVSRQQELAADALAASVCGPRPTAEALRKVHALAPLWGAYFAHELVPLFEQRVRVPMLEGFRRFVAEERRRRDVEEGLREVLERPPSPWDSHPPLEERLRGLGRGGDSGAATPSLPLSGSLELLGGEQAAEEAWFERAVSEGLVALRWEELPEKVLVPDLQKQWAGSAIDPSRMSLRDLPGLLKEGGALWQRIRPPGIELLSPEGQRQRVRQLLVGWLGSALVHRGFTPELRPGAYLRMTCDDVSVEPQAIVERLATGALTEEQYLEACEVLESASQQRAAAAG; encoded by the coding sequence ATGGAGTCCGTGAATCCTCCGGGCATGGCCCGGCGCGCCGCGCTGACGGTGGTCCTCTGGGCGGGCTTCTGGCTGCTGGGGCTCGCCGTCGCGGGGGCGCTGCTCTGGGTGCCTGTCGCCGAGGCGCGCTACACCGGCTCCATGGGGCTCGCCGGCATCATGGCGGCCCTGGGTGCGGTGACGGTGCTGTGGGCGCTGCGCCCGCGAGGCTGGTTCAGCCGTCAGAACAACGACGCGAAGCCCCTGTCGCGCGAGGAGTTCCCCGAGCTGTTCAAGCTGCTCGACCAGGTGGCCACGCGGGCGCACACGGCCGCGCCGCGCAAGGTGTACCTGTCGGGTGAGGCCACGGCCTTCATCGGCATGGAGCGGCGCTGGCTGGGCCTCAAGCGCGAACCGGTGGTGGGCATCGGCCTGCCGCTGTTCGCCTTCCTGGACCGCGAGGAGCTGGCCTCCGTCCTGGCGCACGAGTACGGCCACCAGACGGGCGGCGACCTCTCGCTGGGGCCGTGGGTGTACCGCACGCGCAGGTCCATTGCCCTGGCGGTGGACTCGCTGGAGGACTCGGCCTTCTTTCTGGACGTGCCCTTCCAGCTCTACGGGCGGTTCTTCCTGCGCATGTCGGGCACGGTGTCCCGGCAGCAGGAGCTGGCGGCGGATGCGCTCGCGGCGTCGGTCTGCGGGCCCCGCCCCACGGCCGAGGCCCTGCGCAAGGTGCATGCGCTGGCGCCCCTGTGGGGCGCGTACTTCGCGCATGAATTGGTGCCCCTCTTCGAGCAGCGCGTGCGCGTGCCGATGCTGGAGGGATTCCGCCGCTTCGTGGCCGAGGAGCGCCGCCGCCGCGACGTGGAGGAGGGCCTGCGCGAGGTGCTGGAGCGGCCGCCCTCTCCGTGGGACTCGCACCCGCCGCTGGAGGAGCGGCTGCGCGGGCTGGGGCGCGGCGGGGACTCCGGAGCCGCGACGCCCTCGCTGCCGCTGAGTGGGAGTCTGGAGCTGCTCGGGGGCGAGCAGGCAGCGGAGGAGGCGTGGTTCGAGCGCGCCGTCAGCGAGGGGCTGGTGGCGCTGCGGTGGGAGGAGCTGCCGGAGAAGGTACTCGTGCCGGACCTGCAGAAGCAGTGGGCGGGCTCGGCCATCGACCCGAGCCGCATGTCGCTGCGCGACCTGCCGGGGCTGCTGAAGGAGGGCGGGGCGCTCTGGCAGCGTATCCGTCCTCCGGGCATCGAGCTGCTGTCACCGGAGGGACAGCGCCAGCGCGTGCGTCAGTTGCTGGTGGGGTGGCTCGGCTCGGCGCTCGTGCACCGGGGCTTCACTCCCGAGCTGCGTCCCGGTGCATATCTGCGCATGACCTGCGACGACGTCTCGGTGGAGCCGCAGGCCATCGTCGAGCGGCTGGCGACGGGCGCGCTCACCGAGGAGCAGTACCTGGAGGCCTGCGAGGTGCTGGAGTCGGCCTCGCAGCAGCGCGCGGCGGCGGCGGGGTAG
- a CDS encoding YfbK domain-containing protein, with amino-acid sequence MQSLSRSLLCGLLMMAAPAVAQPDAGTGSSVIIGTVVEVQARLPLPGVVVTATSPNLQDEQVAVTDAQGNYRIPRLPPGVYTLRFEVEEHKTYARENVQLRPNRTIRVNVELLPESLGEVIGLMGGPPTIDVGSTTTGVNVDQEFIKRIAVARPGGNVGAAHAFESLAEVAPGAQADSYGVSINGATSPENGYVVDGLSTSEPAFGINASPQVTGFPSAPASRVRASEHTAPPKEGSFFDMYFKGYGVNPKVTAEEERFSTFSVDTDTAAYTLTRAYLERGALPDEQAVRVEEFINSFDYGYAAEPDAPFSVHVEGFPSPARKGYQVVHIGVKAREVSRAERKPSHLVFVIDVSGSMEGEERLGLVKRALRLLVDALDERDRVSIVVYGSEARLVLGPTNATQKQKLLSAIDSVSSEGSTNAQQGLELGYALAAKHVVKGSINRVILCSDGVANNGITDADGIWARVKEHASRGITLSTVGFGMGNYNDVLMERLSHVGEGNYAYVDRLEEARRIFVQNLTGTLQVVAKDVKLQVEFDPKAVVSYRLLGYENRLLTKEQFADDRVDAGEVGAGHAVTALYEVKLREPSESFGTLRIRYKAPEGGDSKLMEKPLPSSLVRTAYGRAAPPTRLSYVAAAFAEKLRGSYWARPLTWDGLVSLWEEVGQPLKGRADVTELGALIRKAGALDRREDRFERFAPVSTMDFDRVPTVP; translated from the coding sequence ATGCAATCCCTCTCTCGCAGCCTGCTCTGCGGTCTCCTGATGATGGCCGCACCCGCCGTGGCCCAGCCGGATGCCGGTACGGGCTCCAGCGTCATCATCGGTACCGTCGTCGAAGTACAGGCGCGACTGCCTCTTCCTGGCGTCGTCGTCACCGCGACCTCTCCCAATCTCCAGGACGAGCAGGTCGCGGTCACCGACGCGCAGGGCAACTACCGGATTCCGCGGCTCCCGCCGGGCGTCTACACGCTCCGATTCGAGGTGGAGGAGCACAAGACGTACGCGCGCGAAAACGTCCAGTTGCGTCCCAACCGCACCATCCGTGTGAATGTGGAGCTGCTCCCCGAGTCGCTCGGTGAGGTCATCGGGCTCATGGGTGGCCCGCCGACCATCGACGTGGGCTCCACGACCACGGGCGTCAACGTGGATCAGGAGTTCATCAAGCGCATCGCCGTGGCCCGTCCGGGCGGCAATGTCGGCGCGGCCCACGCCTTCGAGTCCCTGGCCGAAGTGGCGCCTGGCGCCCAGGCGGACAGCTACGGCGTGTCCATCAACGGCGCGACCTCGCCCGAGAATGGCTACGTGGTGGATGGACTGTCCACGTCCGAGCCCGCCTTCGGCATCAACGCGAGCCCCCAGGTGACGGGCTTCCCTTCCGCACCCGCGTCCCGGGTTCGCGCGTCCGAGCACACCGCGCCGCCCAAGGAGGGCTCCTTCTTCGACATGTACTTCAAGGGGTACGGGGTGAACCCGAAGGTGACGGCGGAGGAGGAGCGCTTCTCCACGTTCTCCGTGGACACGGACACGGCCGCGTACACGCTGACGCGCGCGTACCTGGAGCGCGGGGCCCTGCCAGACGAGCAGGCCGTGCGCGTGGAGGAGTTCATCAACAGCTTCGACTACGGCTACGCGGCGGAGCCGGACGCGCCCTTCAGCGTCCACGTGGAGGGCTTCCCGTCCCCGGCGCGCAAGGGCTACCAGGTGGTGCACATCGGCGTGAAGGCGCGCGAGGTGAGCCGCGCGGAGCGCAAGCCGAGCCACCTCGTCTTCGTCATCGACGTGTCTGGCTCCATGGAGGGTGAGGAGCGGCTCGGACTGGTGAAGCGGGCGCTGCGGCTGCTGGTGGACGCGCTGGACGAGCGAGACAGGGTGTCCATCGTCGTCTATGGCTCCGAGGCGCGCCTGGTGCTCGGGCCGACGAATGCGACACAGAAGCAGAAGCTGCTGAGCGCCATCGACAGCGTGTCGAGCGAGGGCTCCACGAATGCGCAGCAGGGGCTGGAGCTGGGCTACGCGCTCGCGGCGAAGCACGTGGTGAAGGGGAGCATCAACCGCGTCATCCTCTGCTCGGACGGGGTGGCGAACAACGGCATCACCGACGCGGATGGCATCTGGGCGCGGGTGAAGGAGCACGCGTCGCGGGGAATCACGCTGTCCACGGTGGGCTTCGGGATGGGGAACTACAACGACGTGCTGATGGAGCGGCTGTCGCACGTGGGCGAGGGGAACTACGCGTACGTGGACCGGCTGGAGGAGGCGCGGCGCATCTTCGTGCAGAACCTCACGGGGACACTGCAGGTGGTGGCGAAGGACGTGAAGCTGCAGGTGGAGTTCGACCCGAAGGCCGTCGTGAGCTACCGGCTGCTTGGCTATGAGAATCGGCTGCTGACGAAGGAGCAGTTCGCGGATGACCGCGTGGACGCGGGCGAGGTGGGCGCGGGGCACGCCGTCACCGCGCTGTACGAGGTGAAGCTGCGCGAGCCCTCCGAGTCCTTCGGCACGCTGCGCATCCGCTACAAGGCGCCGGAGGGTGGGGACTCGAAGTTGATGGAGAAGCCGCTGCCGTCATCGCTGGTGCGCACGGCGTATGGCCGGGCCGCTCCGCCCACGCGGCTGTCGTACGTGGCGGCGGCATTCGCGGAGAAGCTCCGCGGCTCGTACTGGGCGCGGCCGCTGACCTGGGACGGGCTGGTGTCGCTGTGGGAAGAGGTTGGCCAGCCGCTGAAGGGCCGGGCGGATGTGACGGAGCTGGGGGCGCTGATCCGCAAGGCCGGCGCCCTGGACCGGCGCGAGGACCGGTTCGAGCGCTTCGCCCCCGTGAGCACCATGGACTTCGACCGGGTGCCCACGGTTCCTTGA
- the epsW gene encoding exopolysaccharide biosynthesis response regulator EpsW has translation MEPQLQTVFLVEDAPFFRKMLGDYLRDMGFEEVVELPSGRAALKHLETASCPDLVCLDLTLPDISGYDLCEVIRRTPAMKDVPVLVVSARDLPEDKAHAEEAGANGYLGKPFTQEEFTRRVQQVMKGYGPRRKS, from the coding sequence ATGGAGCCTCAACTGCAGACCGTTTTCCTGGTGGAGGACGCCCCCTTCTTCCGGAAGATGCTGGGCGACTACCTGCGGGACATGGGTTTCGAGGAGGTGGTGGAGCTGCCCAGCGGCCGCGCGGCGCTCAAGCACCTGGAGACCGCCTCGTGCCCGGACCTGGTGTGCCTGGACCTGACGCTGCCGGACATCTCCGGCTACGACCTGTGTGAAGTCATCCGCCGCACCCCGGCGATGAAGGACGTGCCGGTGCTGGTGGTGAGCGCGCGTGATTTGCCCGAGGACAAGGCCCACGCCGAGGAGGCGGGTGCCAACGGCTATCTGGGCAAGCCCTTCACGCAGGAGGAGTTCACCCGGCGCGTGCAGCAGGTGATGAAGGGCTACGGGCCGAGGAGGAAGTCGTGA